One genomic window of Granulicella arctica includes the following:
- a CDS encoding DUF421 domain-containing protein: MEASVRAILSYIFLVLVVRIVGRRPGKQITPFEFVLVFFMGGLALTAMVGDDASLTNAFIQILTVALAHFLIAIARTKSSRLARLLDGTPLILLENGMWRSNTLSKMRIQDDDVMAQARDQGVSTLDKIEIAILERNGQISIIEGSK; the protein is encoded by the coding sequence TTGGAAGCATCCGTTCGCGCGATTCTGTCTTATATTTTTCTGGTTCTCGTCGTCCGGATCGTGGGGCGTCGGCCCGGCAAGCAGATCACCCCATTTGAATTTGTCCTCGTCTTCTTCATGGGAGGTCTGGCACTCACCGCGATGGTGGGCGACGACGCTTCTCTCACGAACGCGTTCATCCAGATCCTAACTGTGGCTCTTGCCCATTTTCTTATCGCGATTGCGCGAACAAAGTCGAGTCGGCTCGCCCGACTGCTGGATGGCACTCCACTGATTCTTCTTGAGAATGGGATGTGGCGTTCCAACACTCTCAGCAAGATGCGCATTCAGGACGATGACGTGATGGCTCAAGCCCGGGATCAAGGGGTCTCCACGCTGGACAAGATTGAAATCGCCATTCTGGAACGGAATGGGCAAATCAGCATCATCGAGGGATCAAAGTGA
- a CDS encoding sensor domain-containing protein codes for MINATDAVLITEAEPIDDPGPRIIYVNPAFCRMTGYSSDDVIGRSPRILQGPDSCPSTISLIQASLKAWKPIEAEVLNYRKDGSTFWVELSISLVTDETGWHTHWISIQRDVTERRLRQSAAKQLELTSLHNHALSVEIREREIIQDRLSYVAFHDSLTGLHNRTFFMDALRAAFVRVQQGEARGLSVVVYLDLDGFKGINDTLGHRVGDELLIETGRRLKSCARASDTLAQMGGDEFTFLFEGLEDLREAQEIAERILEATQAQLLLASTVFQIAPSIGICPIQSSSADAEAILRDADLAMYAAKRAGGENGSSMDRRCMRRH; via the coding sequence GTGATCAATGCAACCGACGCTGTTCTGATTACTGAGGCTGAGCCGATCGATGATCCTGGCCCCCGGATCATCTACGTCAATCCTGCATTCTGCCGCATGACGGGCTACAGCTCTGACGATGTGATCGGTCGCAGTCCCCGAATTCTGCAGGGTCCAGATAGCTGTCCGTCCACGATCAGCCTCATTCAGGCCTCTCTCAAAGCCTGGAAACCGATCGAAGCCGAGGTTCTTAATTACCGGAAGGATGGCTCGACCTTCTGGGTTGAACTCAGCATCTCCCTCGTCACGGACGAGACAGGCTGGCATACCCACTGGATCTCGATTCAACGCGATGTGACTGAGCGGCGCTTGAGACAGAGTGCTGCCAAGCAGCTTGAACTGACGAGCCTTCACAATCATGCTCTTAGTGTCGAGATCCGGGAACGCGAGATCATCCAGGACCGACTCAGCTACGTCGCGTTTCACGACAGCTTGACCGGTTTACACAACCGCACCTTTTTTATGGATGCACTGAGAGCAGCCTTTGTGCGGGTGCAGCAAGGTGAGGCCAGGGGCTTGTCCGTCGTCGTCTATCTCGATCTTGACGGCTTTAAAGGAATCAATGACACGCTTGGGCATCGTGTCGGAGACGAACTTCTCATTGAAACAGGCCGGCGGCTGAAGAGCTGCGCGCGGGCCAGCGATACGCTGGCGCAGATGGGCGGCGATGAGTTTACCTTCCTCTTCGAGGGGCTAGAAGATTTGAGGGAGGCTCAAGAGATCGCTGAGCGCATCCTCGAAGCTACCCAGGCGCAACTGCTGCTGGCTTCGACCGTTTTCCAGATCGCCCCGAGTATCGGGATCTGTCCCATTCAAAGTAGTAGTGCGGACGCAGAAGCCATTCTGAGAGACGCTGACCTTGCGATGTATGCGGCCAAGAGAGCCGGCGGGGAAAATGGGTCGTCTATGGACAGACGATGCATGAGGAGGCATTAA
- a CDS encoding MFS transporter: MSNTAQEREIETNIPERMDRLPWSRWHVRIITALGTSWLLDGLEVTLVGSLSGVLESKHGLSLTDPQVTAAATIYLAGAVCGALFFGHLTDRLGRKKLFLVTLATYSVATICTALWMNFLFFVVCRFFTGLGIGGEYAAINSAVDELIPGKVRGTVDLFVNATFWIGATVGSIAAFLLLGGHGLPLDTSWRYAFGIGGALGLGVLLLRLKVPESPRWLMLRGKEKDADRVVDSIEDEVKKSGKEIVVPSADKLKLTTRDHTPLKEIFSNMLGENRARSFLGLALMVGQSFFFNAVFFTYALIGKKFYHLGNDKLPLQLLPFAVASFLGPLLLGRLFDTVGRKPMITATYGIAGLMLAGVCYPFAHGMIGLKGLGICFTIIFFVASSAASAAYLTVSEIFPLEMRAFAIAVFYAVGTLIGGVGAPLLFGELIATESKTHVAEGWALGAALMLFAAAMEGWIGVEAAGQSLESVSKPLQSR, translated from the coding sequence ATGAGCAACACAGCTCAGGAGCGAGAGATCGAAACGAACATCCCGGAACGTATGGACCGGCTTCCGTGGTCGAGGTGGCACGTTCGCATCATTACTGCTCTTGGCACCTCTTGGCTGCTGGACGGATTGGAAGTCACTCTCGTAGGTTCTCTCTCCGGAGTCCTGGAGAGTAAACATGGACTTTCCCTGACTGATCCTCAAGTGACCGCGGCAGCGACGATCTACCTGGCTGGAGCTGTGTGTGGTGCGCTTTTCTTCGGCCACCTTACGGATCGTCTCGGACGAAAGAAGTTGTTCTTAGTCACTTTAGCCACATATTCGGTGGCAACGATCTGCACTGCACTTTGGATGAACTTCCTCTTCTTTGTTGTCTGCCGCTTCTTTACAGGCCTCGGCATCGGAGGCGAATATGCAGCGATCAACTCCGCAGTTGACGAGCTAATTCCAGGCAAGGTGCGTGGAACTGTCGACCTCTTTGTCAACGCTACCTTCTGGATCGGCGCAACGGTCGGTTCGATCGCGGCCTTCCTCCTGTTGGGCGGACACGGCCTGCCGCTCGATACGAGTTGGCGCTATGCCTTTGGCATCGGCGGCGCGCTCGGTCTGGGCGTTCTACTGCTTCGCTTGAAAGTCCCTGAGAGCCCTCGCTGGCTGATGCTGCGCGGGAAGGAAAAAGATGCAGATCGGGTAGTCGACTCCATTGAGGATGAGGTCAAGAAAAGCGGGAAGGAAATCGTTGTCCCGTCTGCCGACAAGTTGAAGCTCACCACGAGAGACCACACTCCTCTCAAAGAGATCTTCTCAAATATGCTGGGGGAGAACAGAGCCCGGTCCTTCCTCGGATTGGCTCTGATGGTGGGTCAGTCATTTTTCTTCAATGCGGTCTTCTTCACCTACGCACTGATCGGGAAAAAGTTCTATCACCTTGGCAATGACAAGCTGCCACTGCAACTTCTTCCATTTGCAGTGGCCAGCTTCCTCGGCCCACTGCTCCTCGGAAGGCTTTTCGACACAGTTGGTCGAAAACCGATGATCACGGCGACGTACGGGATCGCTGGACTTATGTTAGCTGGTGTGTGCTACCCGTTTGCGCACGGCATGATCGGCCTGAAGGGGCTTGGTATCTGCTTTACGATCATCTTCTTTGTTGCATCCTCTGCGGCAAGCGCTGCCTACCTGACTGTCAGCGAGATCTTTCCGCTCGAAATGAGGGCCTTTGCCATTGCTGTCTTCTATGCGGTTGGCACGCTGATCGGGGGAGTGGGTGCGCCTCTCCTCTTCGGGGAGCTCATTGCAACGGAATCGAAGACTCATGTTGCGGAAGGATGGGCTTTGGGAGCGGCCTTAATGCTCTTCGCGGCAGCGATGGAGGGTTGGATCGGAGTAGAAGCCGCTGGGCAGTCTTTGGAGTCCGTTTCGAAACCACTTCAAAGCCGCTGA
- a CDS encoding DUF421 domain-containing protein, with the protein MFTIIYAIAGYFFLMLTVRLLTRRPGAQMTMFEFVIVFLVGGVVILATTGGDRSITNCGMAILTVGLLHNIVAWVKARSPKFGALVDGTPLVLLKDGAWVDEVMRGMKMAPEDIMAAARAKGINSIFDVKYAILERNGTISIIKAKKGEA; encoded by the coding sequence ATGTTCACGATCATCTATGCCATCGCAGGCTATTTCTTTCTGATGCTAACTGTGAGACTCCTCACTCGCAGGCCCGGAGCGCAGATGACGATGTTCGAATTCGTGATCGTATTTCTGGTTGGAGGCGTCGTCATCCTCGCTACGACGGGCGGTGACCGCTCGATCACGAATTGCGGTATGGCCATCCTCACAGTGGGTCTGCTGCATAACATCGTAGCTTGGGTAAAAGCTCGTTCCCCGAAGTTTGGCGCGCTCGTGGATGGAACACCGCTCGTGCTCCTGAAGGATGGGGCTTGGGTGGATGAGGTCATGCGGGGCATGAAGATGGCCCCTGAGGACATCATGGCTGCAGCCAGGGCGAAGGGGATCAACTCGATCTTCGACGTCAAATACGCCATCCTGGAACGGAATGGCACCATCAGCATTATTAAGGCTAAGAAGGGTGAAGCATGA
- the treZ gene encoding malto-oligosyltrehalose trehalohydrolase, producing the protein MHRFGVWAPKAEKVSLNWRNQTLPMNSPNSRGWWILDVAEAGCGDRYAFLLDDDPTCYPDPRGLRQPEGVHGPSELYDHSHFKWHDQLWRGSPKIGSVIYELHIGTYSTAGTFDGAIEHLQHLVDLGITHVEVMPVAAWAGKQGWGYDSVGLFATHEPYGGPDGFKRFVDACHAKGISVILDVVYNHFGPSGNYAIKFGPYLNTNRKTPWGDAVNLDEEGSDEVRRFFVDNALMWLKDYHCDGLRFDAVHAFLDLSAVHFMEQLSIEVERLSATLARDFHLIAESDLNDPRVVRSREANGYGMDSQWNDDFHHSLFALLYSPKEGEGGYYDDFGSIRDLHKSLKHAYVFDGQYSGYRKRRHGRPADGLSAHHFIHFDQNHDQVGNRAKGERLEHLIGLDAAKVALGLLLTAPFIPMLFMGEEWSTSAPFLYFANHEDEELRRQVAEGRQREFAAFGFDGDIPNPEEDETYEKSKLKWEEQSEGKHQEMLTWVKSLIKLRRSRVCFNDGDMHHLEVSSNEENQTLVMQRDEARVLINFGAKPQQFALLEGEVRELASRESIEERDNQLILPPMTLAVLLSSSEEVENRQVAQRPK; encoded by the coding sequence ATGCATAGATTTGGAGTGTGGGCTCCCAAGGCAGAGAAGGTTTCACTGAACTGGCGTAACCAAACATTGCCCATGAACAGCCCGAACAGCCGGGGATGGTGGATCTTAGATGTGGCCGAGGCAGGTTGTGGAGACAGGTACGCATTTCTGTTGGACGATGATCCCACCTGTTACCCCGACCCGCGCGGCCTGCGTCAACCGGAGGGAGTTCACGGACCGTCTGAACTCTATGACCACAGCCATTTCAAATGGCACGACCAGCTTTGGCGAGGATCCCCGAAGATAGGTTCCGTAATCTACGAGCTTCACATCGGCACTTATAGCACTGCAGGCACCTTCGATGGAGCAATTGAACACCTGCAGCACCTTGTTGATCTAGGCATCACGCATGTAGAAGTCATGCCGGTTGCGGCATGGGCAGGCAAGCAGGGGTGGGGCTACGACAGCGTCGGCCTGTTTGCCACGCATGAGCCCTATGGTGGGCCGGACGGGTTCAAGCGTTTTGTCGATGCCTGTCATGCCAAAGGGATAAGCGTGATCTTGGACGTGGTTTATAACCACTTCGGCCCTTCGGGCAACTACGCGATCAAGTTCGGGCCGTACCTCAATACAAACCGTAAGACTCCATGGGGCGATGCCGTCAATCTCGATGAAGAAGGCAGCGATGAGGTGCGCCGCTTCTTTGTGGACAATGCCTTGATGTGGCTCAAGGATTATCACTGCGACGGGCTGAGATTCGATGCGGTACATGCTTTTCTTGATCTGTCAGCGGTTCACTTCATGGAGCAGCTCTCGATCGAAGTAGAGCGACTCAGTGCAACTCTGGCTCGGGATTTCCACCTTATCGCTGAGAGTGACCTTAACGATCCCCGCGTGGTTCGCTCTCGCGAAGCAAATGGCTACGGTATGGACTCACAGTGGAACGACGACTTCCACCACTCGCTCTTCGCTCTGCTCTACAGCCCCAAAGAGGGAGAGGGCGGGTACTACGACGATTTTGGGTCGATTAGGGATCTCCACAAGTCTCTGAAGCATGCCTACGTCTTCGATGGACAGTATTCGGGTTACCGCAAGCGCCGGCATGGACGCCCTGCCGATGGGCTCTCCGCTCACCACTTCATCCACTTCGATCAAAACCATGATCAGGTAGGGAATCGGGCAAAGGGAGAGCGACTGGAACACCTGATTGGTCTCGATGCCGCCAAAGTAGCTCTTGGTCTCCTCCTCACAGCGCCCTTTATCCCGATGTTGTTCATGGGTGAAGAATGGTCCACATCTGCCCCCTTTCTATATTTCGCAAACCATGAGGACGAAGAACTACGCAGGCAGGTCGCTGAAGGGAGACAGCGCGAATTTGCAGCTTTTGGATTCGATGGGGACATTCCGAATCCCGAGGAGGATGAAACCTACGAGAAGTCCAAGTTGAAATGGGAAGAGCAGAGTGAAGGGAAGCACCAGGAGATGCTTACCTGGGTAAAGTCGTTGATCAAACTGCGTCGCAGCCGCGTTTGCTTCAATGATGGGGACATGCATCATCTTGAGGTCTCAAGCAATGAGGAGAACCAAACTCTTGTCATGCAGCGAGACGAGGCACGGGTGCTGATCAACTTTGGCGCCAAACCGCAGCAGTTTGCTTTGCTGGAGGGTGAGGTTCGGGAACTTGCCTCGCGCGAGAGCATTGAGGAACGTGACAACCAGCTGATCCTGCCGCCAATGACGTTAGCTGTCTTGTTGTCCAGTTCTGAAGAAGTAGAAAACCGCCAAGTAGCTCAACGACCTAAATGA
- a CDS encoding EAL domain-containing protein, translated as MYRIGRWVLLQACSDLEALRLAHGDSLCLSVNVSSRQLDEPDFLNVLAEALTQTQIDPRELQLEITESIFLKDAERIGTIFNAIRQKGVSIGFDDFGTGYSSLRYLERYPIDTLKIDQSFVQNMSENATRASIVKMIIQLAHEIGITVSAEGVETEEQATLLRVCGCNLVQGYLYGRPVPLSEMVVQLRAAHA; from the coding sequence TTGTACCGTATTGGTCGGTGGGTCCTTCTCCAGGCATGCTCAGATCTAGAAGCTCTTCGATTGGCACACGGCGATAGTCTATGTCTGAGTGTTAACGTGTCGAGTCGTCAATTGGACGAGCCTGACTTCCTGAACGTCTTGGCCGAGGCACTGACACAAACCCAGATCGACCCTAGAGAATTACAACTAGAGATCACGGAAAGTATCTTTCTGAAAGATGCGGAGCGAATCGGCACGATCTTCAACGCGATCCGACAAAAAGGGGTCAGCATCGGTTTTGACGACTTCGGCACGGGCTACTCGTCACTGCGCTATCTGGAACGCTATCCGATCGACACACTAAAGATCGATCAATCCTTTGTGCAAAACATGAGCGAAAATGCCACTCGCGCAAGTATTGTGAAGATGATTATCCAATTAGCACATGAGATTGGCATCACGGTGTCCGCAGAAGGAGTGGAGACAGAAGAACAGGCAACCCTGTTGCGTGTATGCGGATGCAACCTGGTGCAGGGTTATCTCTATGGCCGTCCCGTTCCGCTGTCCGAGATGGTCGTTCAATTACGGGCAGCTCATGCATAA
- a CDS encoding EAL domain-containing protein translates to MHEEALTELQRKIQLRAAVEHHEFELYYQPLVKSKERTTYGVEALLRWHHPTRGLLEPIEFVELAEEMGLIVPYWSVGPSPGMLRSRSSSIGTRR, encoded by the coding sequence ATGCATGAGGAGGCATTAACAGAGTTGCAGCGGAAGATCCAGTTAAGGGCTGCCGTGGAACATCACGAGTTCGAACTGTATTACCAACCCCTTGTAAAGTCGAAAGAACGAACGACGTATGGGGTGGAAGCTCTTCTCAGGTGGCATCATCCCACGCGAGGGTTACTCGAACCAATCGAATTCGTTGAACTTGCGGAGGAGATGGGATTGATTGTACCGTATTGGTCGGTGGGTCCTTCTCCAGGCATGCTCAGATCTAGAAGCTCTTCGATTGGCACACGGCGATAG
- a CDS encoding SDR family NAD(P)-dependent oxidoreductase, which produces MPTVLMTGGHAGLGLVGARTLAQRYGCDLILAGRNPERVEKGAQQVRDETGVRVQTLTLDLNSLASVRDGATTCLEMLKAPGAKTESIDGIICNAGIQANGPASYSADGYETTFASNCLGHFLLVNLLLDSVAPAGRIVWTASGTHDPALMDGKSVGKAAEPDAKALATQGRDGKPISGGRRYATSKLCVIMYAYELNRRLRKAGSTVGSIAYDPGFLPNMGMGLGAPAIFRTSLVKFALRKLGMTMGQMPLSGEALAVLDQDAAYVGSSGKYYHSKNGLLSETRSSLASYDTAASTKLWIDSEQLVALQGR; this is translated from the coding sequence ATGCCTACTGTATTGATGACGGGCGGCCACGCCGGACTGGGCCTTGTTGGAGCGAGAACATTAGCTCAGCGCTATGGGTGCGACTTGATCCTCGCAGGCCGCAATCCTGAGCGCGTGGAGAAGGGAGCGCAGCAAGTACGAGATGAGACAGGCGTCAGAGTTCAGACCCTGACGCTGGACCTCAATTCGCTTGCTTCAGTTCGTGACGGAGCCACGACATGTTTAGAGATGCTCAAAGCGCCCGGTGCGAAGACGGAGAGCATCGACGGCATTATCTGCAACGCGGGCATTCAAGCCAACGGGCCGGCCAGCTATAGTGCCGATGGCTATGAGACAACGTTCGCGTCGAACTGTCTTGGGCATTTCCTACTGGTCAATCTGTTGCTCGATTCTGTAGCCCCGGCCGGTCGCATCGTCTGGACGGCAAGCGGAACGCACGATCCAGCTTTGATGGATGGCAAGTCAGTTGGCAAAGCAGCAGAACCGGATGCAAAGGCACTCGCCACGCAAGGACGGGACGGCAAGCCGATCTCCGGTGGCCGTAGATACGCTACGTCGAAGCTCTGCGTCATTATGTATGCCTACGAGTTGAATAGACGATTGCGGAAGGCAGGATCGACGGTCGGCTCTATCGCTTACGATCCGGGGTTTCTTCCTAATATGGGGATGGGGTTAGGGGCACCTGCGATATTCCGCACTTCCCTCGTCAAGTTTGCCCTTCGCAAACTAGGTATGACGATGGGTCAAATGCCGCTTTCAGGAGAAGCTCTTGCCGTGTTGGATCAGGACGCAGCGTACGTCGGCAGTTCCGGCAAATATTACCACTCGAAGAATGGTCTCCTAAGCGAAACTCGATCCTCCCTAGCGTCATACGACACAGCTGCATCCACGAAGCTTTGGATCGACTCTGAGCAGTTGGTGGCCCTTCAAGGTCGCTAG
- a CDS encoding DUF1003 domain-containing protein codes for MVDRIADLIGGFSGSMTFVFLHMCWFLAWFLINTGVIPAVKQFDPYPFILLAMIVSVEGVLLSTFVLMKQNRMQKRIDLRDQLDLQINLLSEKEITKALQLLLAIANKLEVIPSPEDDQELQEMSSTTSVDLLAERVQTDLPVKN; via the coding sequence TTGGTCGATCGCATAGCCGATCTGATCGGCGGCTTTTCCGGGAGTATGACCTTCGTCTTCCTTCACATGTGCTGGTTCTTAGCCTGGTTCTTAATTAACACGGGCGTAATTCCTGCGGTAAAGCAGTTCGATCCCTATCCGTTTATTCTGCTGGCGATGATCGTCTCTGTGGAAGGGGTGCTTCTCAGTACGTTTGTTCTTATGAAGCAGAACCGTATGCAAAAACGCATCGATCTGCGAGATCAGCTCGATCTCCAGATCAACCTGCTTTCGGAAAAAGAGATCACTAAGGCCCTCCAACTTCTGCTGGCGATCGCGAACAAGCTAGAGGTCATACCTAGTCCTGAAGACGATCAAGAGCTTCAAGAGATGTCCTCTACGACCTCGGTCGATCTACTGGCAGAGAGAGTACAGACTGACTTGCCCGTCAAGAACTAA
- a CDS encoding DUF4142 domain-containing protein produces MSIRTGNLINFNATTTLNLAVQRMAIQISHTSSMFNSATEVSMKLSIFILTLCVGSALLYTSAIIAQDPSSSMAADKNFVMLADEGNSAEIAASQMALKKSKNPEVKTYAQQMIDDHTKLRSDMAPFASKMNVTTPQPVNETHRAEAKRLAALSGKQFDMEYIKAMDQDHHKTLGLFQNEESTTSNQDLKAAVQQGEQVVKQHTDMADQMAQKMSIPVTTMPGQ; encoded by the coding sequence GTGAGCATACGCACCGGCAACCTGATCAATTTCAATGCCACGACAACGCTGAATTTGGCAGTACAACGAATGGCGATCCAGATATCTCATACCTCCAGCATGTTCAACTCTGCAACCGAGGTTTCTATGAAATTATCGATATTCATTTTAACACTATGTGTCGGATCAGCTCTGCTTTATACGTCTGCGATCATTGCCCAGGATCCCAGCAGCTCCATGGCTGCCGACAAGAATTTCGTTATGTTGGCGGACGAGGGCAATTCCGCAGAGATCGCGGCCAGTCAGATGGCGCTTAAGAAATCTAAGAATCCTGAAGTAAAGACCTACGCTCAGCAGATGATCGATGATCACACCAAGCTGCGGTCCGACATGGCACCCTTCGCTTCGAAGATGAATGTCACGACGCCTCAACCAGTCAACGAGACGCACAGGGCCGAAGCCAAGCGCCTCGCAGCGTTGTCTGGAAAGCAGTTCGACATGGAATATATCAAGGCGATGGATCAGGATCATCACAAGACGCTCGGCCTTTTCCAGAATGAGGAAAGCACGACCAGTAATCAGGATCTGAAAGCAGCTGTTCAGCAGGGCGAGCAGGTTGTGAAGCAGCATACCGATATGGCGGATCAGATGGCTCAGAAGATGAGCATTCCAGTCACAACGATGCCAGGGCAGTAA
- a CDS encoding manganese catalase family protein: MYYTDKKLQFPVTVEKPNPVFARMLQQAIGGVEGEIRVCLQYFFQAWGSRGPAKYRDMLLNTATEEISHIEMLATAVALNLEKAPVSFQEEMAADPIAGAVMNGMDMRHILSTGLAAMPSDANGVPFNMSHIYASGNIAGDMYCNVAAEATGRVLAVRLYNATDDPGMKKMLAFNIARDTMHQQQWLAVLEELGPSHLPVPNSFPQSQENQDYSYKFFITTTDKQVGNQEGQAWTSGTAPDGHGQFEPFIAGPLEGAGEPKLGFGRPDTFGQKEQAMGSPVGLYEKGKDLLSRATHPNLMSDKDEIA, encoded by the coding sequence ATGTACTATACCGATAAGAAATTGCAATTTCCCGTCACAGTTGAGAAGCCCAACCCGGTCTTCGCCCGTATGCTTCAACAAGCTATTGGAGGTGTCGAGGGTGAAATTCGCGTCTGCCTGCAATATTTCTTTCAAGCCTGGGGCTCTCGCGGTCCGGCAAAGTACCGTGACATGCTCTTGAATACTGCAACAGAAGAAATCTCACATATCGAGATGCTTGCCACGGCTGTCGCCCTCAACCTCGAGAAGGCACCTGTGTCCTTTCAGGAAGAGATGGCAGCCGATCCTATTGCCGGTGCCGTTATGAATGGAATGGATATGCGCCATATCCTTTCAACTGGTCTCGCTGCTATGCCCTCGGATGCTAACGGGGTTCCGTTCAACATGTCTCACATTTACGCAAGCGGGAACATCGCGGGAGATATGTACTGCAACGTGGCAGCCGAGGCCACGGGCCGTGTACTCGCCGTCCGTCTCTATAACGCGACAGACGACCCGGGTATGAAAAAGATGCTCGCGTTCAACATCGCACGGGACACGATGCATCAGCAGCAGTGGCTTGCCGTCCTCGAAGAACTTGGCCCCTCTCACCTCCCAGTACCCAACTCATTCCCGCAGTCCCAAGAGAATCAGGATTACAGCTACAAATTTTTCATCACGACGACTGACAAGCAGGTCGGCAACCAGGAAGGACAGGCCTGGACATCAGGCACTGCACCGGACGGGCACGGCCAGTTCGAACCGTTCATCGCGGGCCCCCTTGAAGGCGCGGGCGAACCGAAACTCGGGTTTGGGCGACCGGATACCTTCGGGCAAAAGGAGCAAGCGATGGGTTCGCCCGTGGGCTTGTACGAGAAGGGCAAAGATCTTCTGTCACGTGCCACTCATCCCAACCTCATGAGCGACAAGGACGAAATCGCCTAA
- a CDS encoding tetratricopeptide repeat protein, protein MQKMKQLHAMVPENPTITDGTAETAVTLGDDVYALSLLKPWTATHPEDSFALEWLARAYAETGDAADRDRTIAAVLKLHETTTNEQFKHADRFVVERVKLANGNLDIFYAIVPFSRYHIYMLGRQVDASNALIRQITLESNDMDQVGFAKEHPDLVAKGMRRFSMDTYSASKAGPNGTATQTQSLMEFIDGQPSYDDTKARMLKVANGDTFPMETRSGVPVPKSN, encoded by the coding sequence TTGCAGAAGATGAAGCAGCTTCACGCGATGGTTCCTGAGAACCCGACAATCACAGACGGCACCGCAGAAACAGCTGTGACTCTAGGAGATGATGTTTACGCTCTTTCGCTGCTAAAACCGTGGACTGCTACACATCCGGAAGACTCGTTCGCATTAGAGTGGCTGGCACGCGCCTACGCCGAAACCGGCGATGCGGCTGACCGCGATAGAACAATTGCTGCCGTGCTCAAGCTGCACGAAACAACTACAAATGAACAGTTTAAGCATGCGGACCGGTTTGTTGTGGAGCGCGTGAAGCTAGCTAATGGCAACCTGGACATCTTCTATGCAATCGTCCCCTTCAGCCGATATCACATCTACATGCTTGGGCGTCAAGTGGACGCCAGCAACGCACTCATTCGGCAGATCACACTTGAGAGTAACGATATGGATCAGGTTGGCTTTGCAAAAGAGCATCCCGATTTGGTGGCTAAGGGAATGCGCCGCTTTTCGATGGACACCTACAGCGCCAGCAAAGCTGGCCCAAACGGTACGGCAACACAAACTCAGTCACTCATGGAGTTTATAGACGGGCAGCCAAGCTATGACGACACGAAAGCTCGAATGCTGAAGGTGGCAAATGGAGACACTTTTCCTATGGAAACGCGCTCGGGTGTACCCGTACCGAAGTCGAACTAG
- a CDS encoding HAD family hydrolase — MIEAVLCDIDGTLVESNWLHAAAWKDAFAVAGITVDLEDARRQIGKGGDELIPVYVPWWKRKIIEEPLMAYRQYIFRTDYLHQVKPFPHVRDLLIKMKEAGIRVSIASSADREQLKAYEKIADIGDLIEESSTADDAKRSKPHPDIFESTLKKLGLPCSKVLALGDTPYDAEAAGKAEIWTVGVMTGGWSEKELLQAGCIEVYKDVADLLTNFESSAFVR; from the coding sequence ATGATTGAAGCAGTGCTTTGTGATATCGATGGAACTCTTGTAGAAAGCAACTGGCTCCATGCGGCAGCTTGGAAAGATGCCTTTGCGGTAGCTGGGATTACGGTGGATCTGGAAGACGCACGTCGACAGATTGGCAAAGGTGGCGACGAACTCATCCCGGTATATGTGCCCTGGTGGAAACGGAAGATTATCGAGGAGCCACTGATGGCATACCGGCAATACATCTTCAGGACCGACTACCTACATCAAGTCAAGCCTTTCCCCCATGTGCGCGATCTCCTGATCAAAATGAAAGAAGCTGGTATTCGGGTGTCCATCGCATCGTCTGCCGACCGGGAACAACTGAAGGCCTACGAGAAGATTGCAGACATTGGCGACTTGATTGAAGAAAGCAGCACGGCAGACGACGCGAAGCGTTCGAAGCCTCATCCAGACATCTTTGAATCCACACTGAAGAAGCTGGGGCTTCCTTGCTCGAAAGTGCTCGCCCTGGGGGATACGCCGTATGACGCTGAGGCGGCAGGCAAGGCCGAGATCTGGACCGTGGGCGTGATGACAGGAGGATGGAGTGAAAAGGAACTACTCCAGGCCGGCTGCATCGAAGTCTACAAGGATGTCGCCGACCTTCTAACAAACTTTGAAAGCAGCGCCTTTGTGCGATAA